In the genome of Paraburkholderia caribensis, the window GTTCTGGGCGACCGTACTCATTATTGCGCAAAAACGTGAGCAGGGCGACCTGGCTGGCTTCGCCGCAGTCGCGAACGATTTCTCGCAGCGACATCTGACCGAAGCACGACTTCGCAGAAGCGAGCAACGGCTGCAGGCGATGATCGACAGCGTCGAAGACTACGCGATCTTCATGTTGAGTCCGACAGGCGAGGTGACCTCCTGGAATACGGGAGCGCAGCGAATAAAAGGCTATTGCGCCGCCGAAATTATCGGGTGCCATTTTTCTGTCTTCTATCCGCCGGAGGCACGGGCGGCAGGTCTGCCCGAACGCATGCTCGAGACTGCGTCCCTACAGGGTCGCTCCGAAGCCGAAGGATGGCGCATCCGGCGCGACGGCTCGCGTTTCTGGGCGGACGCTATCATTACGCCGATCCGGGATGACAAGGGAGCGCTCCAGGGCTTCGCTAAAGTGACACGTGACCTGACGGAGCATAAGCGGCTGGAGCAACTCGAACATGTAGCTGGACTCGCTGCAGCGACTGAGCGGGCACGGGAAGAGGAAAAGAAGAGAATCGCTCGCGAATTGCATGACGACCTCGGTCAGCAGTTGACCGCCTTGAAGATGAGCGCCGTGATCCTGCAACAGGATGTCGAAGCCGGTCACTACACCTCGGCGACCGCCGCGAAGGCGCGCGGGCTGGTCAGGCAGACCGACGAGACGATGAGTGCGATCCGGCGCATCGCGTCGGATCTGCGTCCCACCATGCTGGAC includes:
- a CDS encoding PAS domain-containing sensor histidine kinase → MSGASARGMGDENPRPEVSLSGEHRYHFAIDIDGEFAIFTLDTHGEVETWNAAAEHITGYGPEDILGKPFSVLYPGGSTDMPDRSDILARAVATGQARYEGWYARKDGTRFWATVLIIAQKREQGDLAGFAAVANDFSQRHLTEARLRRSEQRLQAMIDSVEDYAIFMLSPTGEVTSWNTGAQRIKGYCAAEIIGCHFSVFYPPEARAAGLPERMLETASLQGRSEAEGWRIRRDGSRFWADAIITPIRDDKGALQGFAKVTRDLTEHKRLEQLEHVAGLAAATERAREEEKKRIARELHDDLGQQLTALKMSAVILQQDVEAGHYTSATAAKARGLVRQTDETMSAIRRIASDLRPTMLDDLGLLPAIEWLADEFSKRYGIKVNTRLSAGELDFSDTAATAIFRIVQEALTNVARHAFATEVVVTIESKNNECEVRIDDNGRGAALASGNKPDSLGLRGMRERVRQLNGAASFVNRSDGGFRVEIKFPIDTIVRR